One genomic window of Verrucomicrobiota bacterium includes the following:
- the hisI gene encoding phosphoribosyl-AMP cyclohydrolase yields the protein METSHLIFAKRESVEQVEEGKELAPKFDQQGVIPCVTLHAGSREVLMFAFMNSEALALTIETGLAHYWSRSRQKLWKKGETSGMFQKVQRMLIDDDQDCVVIEVSLTAPDAGGKEASCHVGYRSCFYREVPIGETKSPVQLQFIESDKAFDPQAVYGDAPNPTQL from the coding sequence ATGGAAACATCCCATCTGATTTTTGCTAAACGAGAGAGTGTCGAACAGGTTGAAGAAGGCAAGGAACTCGCACCCAAATTTGATCAACAAGGAGTCATCCCTTGCGTAACGCTTCATGCCGGAAGTCGAGAGGTCTTGATGTTTGCTTTTATGAACTCGGAGGCCCTAGCCCTTACCATTGAAACCGGTTTGGCTCACTATTGGTCACGCTCTCGGCAGAAACTCTGGAAAAAAGGAGAAACCTCTGGAATGTTTCAGAAGGTCCAACGCATGCTCATTGATGATGATCAGGACTGTGTGGTCATAGAAGTAAGCCTGACCGCCCCAGATGCAGGAGGTAAAGAAGCTTCATGCCATGTGGGATACCGCTCATGCTTTTATCGTGAAGTCCCAATTGGTGAAACAAAATCACCGGTTCAACTCCAATTCATTGAATCCGATAAGGCTTTTGATCCTCAAGCGGTTTATGGGGATGCACCCAATCCAACTCAGCTTTGA